The Candidatus Chlorobium masyuteum genome contains a region encoding:
- a CDS encoding YXWGXW repeat-containing protein encodes MKKQIWLAAGVACMLFAQPATEAKAEVSIHISAGERVPAFALDRRPSFIALPGRGFSVSVGIPYDIISFGNLYYIYQDGYWYNSPTYRGPWVIVRDHNLPYGIRRHRMDDIRRYRDIEYRRFDRRHNDNRRFDRNGRNDRYNDNRGVDRNDNRYSENRQVNGNDRNNDNRQGEGNNRNNDNRR; translated from the coding sequence ATGAAAAAACAGATCTGGCTGGCGGCAGGAGTTGCATGCATGCTTTTCGCTCAACCCGCTACGGAAGCAAAGGCGGAAGTAAGTATTCATATCAGTGCGGGGGAGCGGGTTCCGGCTTTTGCTCTTGACAGGCGGCCAAGCTTTATTGCGCTGCCCGGTCGGGGATTTTCGGTGTCGGTAGGTATTCCCTATGATATCATCTCTTTCGGAAATCTCTACTACATCTATCAGGACGGCTACTGGTACAACTCTCCGACCTATCGTGGTCCATGGGTCATTGTCAGGGATCACAATCTTCCCTACGGGATCAGACGTCATCGCATGGATGATATAAGAAGATATCGTGACATCGAGTATCGCAGGTTTGACCGCCGCCATAACGACAATCGCAGGTTCGACAGAAATGGCCGGAACGACAGATACAATGATAACCGGGGTGTCGATCGCAACGACAACAGGTACAGTGAGAACCGTCAGGTGAACGGAAATGACCGGAATAATGATAATCGCCAGGGAGAGGGGAATAATCGAAACAACGATAACCGCCGTTAA
- a CDS encoding 6-pyruvoyl trahydropterin synthase family protein, whose product MRISRKIEIDYGHTLPNSFSFCNQLHGHRGVVVATVEGRLIDREGDGEEGMVMDFKFLKEVMVEHIHDKLDHGFAVWKHDHEDLDFILKRNSRVLVTEEPPTAECLAKWAFNQIRCNLPEGVALKQIRWYETPNNWAEYEGE is encoded by the coding sequence ATGCGTATTTCACGAAAAATCGAGATTGATTACGGCCATACACTGCCCAACAGCTTTTCATTCTGCAATCAGCTGCACGGCCACCGTGGTGTGGTTGTTGCCACCGTCGAAGGGAGGCTGATCGACCGGGAGGGTGACGGAGAGGAAGGGATGGTGATGGATTTCAAGTTTCTGAAAGAGGTTATGGTGGAGCATATCCACGACAAACTCGATCACGGATTTGCGGTATGGAAGCATGACCATGAAGATCTCGACTTTATTCTGAAACGCAATTCGCGGGTTCTTGTAACCGAAGAACCGCCTACAGCCGAGTGTCTGGCAAAATGGGCCTTCAATCAGATCCGCTGTAACCTGCCGGAAGGAGTTGCACTCAAACAGATCCGCTGGTACGAGACTCCGAATAACTGGGCAGAGTACGAAGGGGAATAA
- the cysE gene encoding serine O-acetyltransferase, with protein sequence MAADIKQIWSEIVREAASECLRDPEIKIFLEQHILRFDDFGSSLAMLLSVKLGSKHFPPPVLQGLFDQFYRQCPEQVEYAVYDLEATQQRDPAAVHYFEIMLFLKGYQALQAYRLAHWLWMQGRKTMAYFIQNRMSEVFAVDIHPAAVIGKGIFLDHATSLVIGETAVVDDNVSLLHEVTLGGTGKESGDRHPKVHRSVMIGAGAKILGNVVIGEGSKVGAGSVVLDDVPPHYTVVGVPAQIVGKTEVQEPALDMNQRVDPAKP encoded by the coding sequence ATGGCAGCAGACATTAAACAGATCTGGTCGGAAATTGTCCGGGAGGCTGCGAGCGAGTGCCTTCGTGATCCTGAAATAAAGATTTTTCTTGAGCAGCATATTTTGCGCTTTGATGATTTCGGCTCATCGCTGGCAATGCTGCTCTCCGTAAAGCTTGGTTCCAAGCATTTTCCTCCGCCGGTCTTGCAGGGGCTTTTTGATCAGTTTTATCGTCAGTGCCCTGAGCAGGTCGAGTATGCGGTATATGATCTTGAGGCAACGCAGCAGCGTGATCCTGCGGCGGTACACTATTTTGAGATCATGCTCTTTCTGAAAGGGTATCAGGCACTACAGGCCTACCGGCTGGCACACTGGTTATGGATGCAGGGGCGCAAGACCATGGCCTATTTTATCCAGAATCGAATGTCGGAGGTTTTTGCTGTTGATATTCATCCGGCGGCAGTGATCGGAAAAGGTATTTTTCTTGATCATGCAACCAGCCTTGTTATTGGTGAAACGGCAGTTGTTGATGATAATGTGTCGCTCCTCCATGAGGTGACGCTTGGCGGGACCGGCAAGGAGAGCGGCGACCGCCATCCGAAGGTACACAGGTCGGTAATGATCGGCGCCGGAGCAAAGATTCTCGGTAATGTTGTAATCGGAGAAGGTTCAAAGGTCGGGGCCGGAAGTGTGGTTCTTGATGATGTTCCGCCGCACTACACGGTTGTCGGCGTTCCGGCCCAGATTGTCGGTAAAACAGAGGTGCAGGAGCCCGCTCTCGATATGAACCAGAGAGTTGATCCGGCCAAACCCTGA